In Scatophagus argus isolate fScaArg1 chromosome 5, fScaArg1.pri, whole genome shotgun sequence, a genomic segment contains:
- the rnf7 gene encoding RING-box protein 2 yields MDDGDEPGLVLSHNTSSGSKSGGDKMFSLKKWNAVAMWSWDVECDTCAICRVQVMDACLRCQAENKQEDCVVVWGECNHSFHNCCMSLWVKQNNRCPLCQQDWVVQRIGK; encoded by the exons ATGGATGACGGTGACGAGCCGGGTCTAGTCCTCTCTCACAACACTTCTTCGGGCTCTAAGTCGGGCGGGGACAAGATGTTTTCCCTAAAGAAGTGGAACGCTGTAGCTATGTGGAGCTGGGACGTTGAATGTGATACTTGTGCCATTTGTCGGGTGCAAGTGATGG ACGCTTGTCTCCGATGCCAGGcggaaaacaaacaggaggacTGTGTTG TTGTATGGGGAGAATGCAACCACTCCTTCCATAACTGCTGCATGTCCCTTTGGGTGAAGCAGAACAATCGCTGTCCCCTCTGCCAGCAGGACTGGGTGGTTCAAAGAATCGGCAAATAA
- the grk7b gene encoding rhodopsin kinase grk7-b, whose product MGDLVGLDTLVANTAYLKAQNIDLNELRKLRLSLTLPKPNKSSALLSTVGMKYESLCEHQPIGRKLFQQFLLVSNPQYVAAAEFLEELTHWSFAEGETREEAKRSILTKFCQPESKSFLSYLTGGEAEKWKDVSDKNFNEVTMDQMKETTMDFLRGEPFSEYLKSPFFYRFLQWKEYEKQKITNKYFYEFRTLGKGGFGEVCAVQVKYTGQMYACKKLDKRRLKKKGGERLALLEKQILEKVNSLFVVNLAYAFDTKTHLCLVMNLMNGGDLSFHIYELGERGIRMERVVYYMAQIITGLLHLHSMDIVYRDMKPENVLLDAKGQCRLSDLGLAVELPKGKTMCQKAGTSGYMAPEILRHENYNMSVDWWAVGCSIYEMVAARLPFKDFREKVQNEEVTRRTLEDECKYEHKGFDAPTKDIISRFLRKKVQNRLGSRGDDPRKHIFFKNINFHRLEAGLVEPPWVPKPNVVYAKNIDKFRDTSEVEDITFDAKDEKFYKEFSTGAVTIQWQKEMIESGVFDELNKLELNNHKTVWASRMCIIL is encoded by the exons ATGGGTGACCTGGTGGGACTGGACACCCTGGTGGCCAACACGGCATACTTGAAGGCTCAGAACATAGACCTGAATgagctgaggaagctgagacTCTCCCTGACGCTGCCCAAACCAAACAAGTCCTCTGCTCTTCTGTCGACAGTGGGAATGAAGTACGAGTCCCTGTGCGAGCATCAGCCTATTGGGAGGAAGTTGTTCCAGCAGTTTCTCCTGGTCTCTAACCCACAGtatgtggctgctgctgagtttCTGGAGGAGTTGACTCACTGGAGCTTTGCTGAGGGTGAGACCAGGGAGGAGGCCAAACGGAGCATCCTTACTAAGTTCTGTCAACCTGAGTCCAAGAGTTTTCTCTCCTACCTCACGGGAGGGGAAGCTGAAAAATGGAAGGATGTATCAGACAAAAACTTCAATGAGGTGACAATGGACCAAATGAAAGAAACCACAATGGACTTCCTGAGGGGGGAACCTTTCTCAGAGTATCTAAAAAGTCCCTTTTTTTATAGGTTCTTGCAGTGGAAGGAGTACGAGAAGCAGAAGATCACGAACAAATACTTTTATGAATTTAGAACTTTAGGAAAAGGTGGCTTTGGAGAG GTGTGTGCTGTGCAGGTGAAATACACAGGCCAGATGTACGCCTGCAAAAAGCTGGATAAAAGGCGCTTGAAGAAGAAAGGTGGCGAGAGGCTGGCGCTTCTGGAGAAGCAGATACTGGAGAAGGTTAATAGCCTCTTCGTTGTAAACCTCGCTTACGCTTTTGATACCAAGACCCACTTGTGCCTGGTCATGAACCTCATGAACGGAGGAGACCTCAGTTTCCATATCTATGAGCTTGGAGAGCGGGGCATCCGTATGGAGCGTGTTGTTTACTACATGGCACAGATAATCACTGGGTTACTCCACCTGCACTCTATGGACATTGTGTACCGGGATATGAAGCCTGAGAATGTGCTGCTAGATGCCAAAGGACAATGTCGGCTGTCAGATCTCGGACTGGCTGTGGAGCTGCCAAAGGGGAAGACAATGTGCCAGAAG GCTGGTACGTCCGGATACATGGCTCCTGAGATTCTGAGGCACGAGAACTACAACATGTCTGTGGACTGGTGGGCTGTGGGCTGCAGCATCTACGAGATGGTGGCTGCTCGTTTGCCTTTCAAAGACTTCAGAGAAAAGGTGCAGAATGAGGAGGTGACTCGTCGCACTCTGGAGGACGAGTGCAAGTATGAACACAAAGGGTTTGATGCTCCCACCAAAGACATCATTAGCCGCTTTCTCAGGAAGAAGGTTCAGAATCGTCTTGGGAGTCG TGGTGATGACCCACGgaaacacatattttttaaaaacatcaatttCCATCGCCTGGAGGCTGGGCTGGTGGAGCCCCCCTGGGTGCCAAAACCCAATGTGGTCTACGCCAAGAACATTGACAAGTTCAGAGACACCTCTGAGGTTGAGGACATTACGTTTGATGCCAAGGATGAGAAATTCTACAAGGAGTTCAGCACAGGGGCCGTCACCATTCAGTGGCAAAAGGAAATGATAGAGAGTGGAGTGTTTGATGAACTGAACAAACTCGAACTAAACAATCACAAGACTGTGTGGGCGTCCAGGATGTGCATCATTTTGTGA